Sequence from the Qipengyuania pelagi genome:
AGCGACCATTCGGGCAAAGCGCGCATCCAGCTGTCGCGTTCTTCCTGGTTCAATTCCTCGACCGGCATGATCTGCTCCTGCGCTTGTGGGGTGCCCGCCTTTTGCCTATCGCTGCCCCCCATGCAAGGGGCGGGTCTCACGGCGCGGGAGCTTTATTGCCGCAGGGGCGACCGGCCGCTGTTCGGCGCACTCGACCTCGCTCTGAAACCCGGCGAGGCGCTGCATCTGGTGGGGCCGAACGGGATCGGAAAATCGAGCCTGATCGAAATCCTCGCCGGGCTGAGGCGACCGTCCGATTTCCTGTCGGCGGGCGGCGCGAAACCGGCGCGTGGTTCGGTCGGATGGTGCGGCACGATCGGCCTGCTCGACGCGAGACTCGCGCTGGACGAGACCGTCACGCTGGAACGCGCGCTCGCTTTCTGGGCCGCGCTCGACGGATCGGCGGCATCGACGGCGGATCATGCGTGCACTCTGGGGATCGAACCGCTGATGGATGTCCCGGTCCGCTATCTTTCGACCGGGCAGCGCAAACGCGCAGGCATCGCGCGCCTGCTCGGCCAGAACGCCGACCACTGGTTGCTGGACGAGCCGCTGAACGGGCTCGACACCGAAAGCATCGGAGTGATCGAAACCCTCATCGCCGCGCGCAGAGCCGCAGGAGGCGTCGTGGTGGTCGCGTCGCATCAGCCGATCGCCATGCCGGGTGCCGTCACGCTGGATCTGAGGGACCACCCATGGTGATCGTCACGCTGCTGCGCCGCGATCTCGCCACGCTCCTACCCGGTGGGAGGCGCGGCGGCACGCTGCTGCCGCTGCTGTTCTTCCTTGCCGTGGCGATGCTCTATCCCTTCGCGGTCGGCCCCGAACCGCAGCTGTTGGCGCGCACCGGGGGGGGCGTCGTCTGGATCGCGGCGCTGCTGGCGGCGATCCTTCCGCTGGAACGGCTGGTCGCGGGCGATCTGGAAGCGGGGGTGTTCGATCAATTAGCGCTGCGCGGGATCAGCGAGGAATGGGCCATGGCCAGTCGGCTGATCGCCCATTGGCTCGCCTTCGGCCCGCTGCTCCTGCTCGCCACCCTGCCCGCCGCCGCCCTGCTCGGCCTGTCGGGCGCGACGGTGAGAACCCTTCTGCTCGGCCTGCTAGCCGGAACCCCCGGCCTCGCCGCGATCGGCCTCGCCATCGCGGCGCTGACCGCGGCCCTGCGCGGCGGCGCGGCGCTCGCCGGACTGATGGTCATCCCGCTCGCGATCCCGATCCTGATCTTCGGCGCGGGGGCCCTGTCACGCCCCGACAGCGCGGGCCTCGCCCTGACCGGCGCGATCAGCCTGGGTCTGTGCGCGGTGACGCCCTTCGTCGCGGGCGCGGCAGTCAGAGCAGCCCGCGAAGGGTGACCGTTCAATAAGGCGGCTTGTCGAGGCCCTTGGGGCTGCCGGTGAAGATCTCGTTCCCGGTCTCGGTGATGCCGATCGAATGCTCGAACTGGGCGCTCAGCGATTTGTCGCGGGTCACGGCGGTCCAGCCGTCGTTCAACACTTTGGCGTGCGGGCGACCGCCATTGATCATCGGTTCGATGGTGAAGAACATGCCCGGCTTCAAGACAGGCCCCGTCCCCGCCTTCGCCGCGTGGATGACTTCCGGCGCATCGTGGAAAAGGCGGCCGAGGCCGTGGCCGCAGAATTCGCGCACCACGCCATAGCGATACTGGCGCGCATGGGCTTCGATCGCGGCGCCGATATCGCCGACCCGCGCGCCGGGCTGTGCCGCCTCGATACCCAGCATCAGGCATTCATAGGTCACTTCGACCAGGCGCTTCGCCTTCAGCGACGGTTCGCCTGCGAAGAACATCCGGCTGGTGTCCCCGTGCCACCCGTCGAGCAGCGGGGTCACGTCGATATTGAGGATGTCCCCGTCCTTGAGCGGCTTTTCGCCCGGAATGCCGTGGCACACGACGTGGTTGATCGAGATGCAGCTGCTGTGGGTATAACCGCGATAGCCGAGCGTGGCGGGCACCGCGCCGCCATCGAGCATCAGTTCGCGGATCTTGTCGTCGATCGCCGCGGTCGTCACCCCCGGCTCGACCATCGGGGCCACTTCGTCGAGGATCTGCGCCGCCAGCCGCCCGGCCTTGCGCATCCCTTCGAAGCCCTCCTCGCCATGCAGCTTGATGGTGCCGTCGCGATAGACGGTCTCTCTGCCGTCGATTTGCTGGTATTCGGTCATGGCGCGCGATGTAGCGATCAATCCGCCGAATTGCGAGGCTGCTTCTGCGGCGCCCTGCTGAACGCCGCGACGTAATCGGGCTTGACCGCATCGATCACCGCCGAATCGACCGGGAAGGTGAACTCGTAAGACCCCTCGGCATAAGGTCCGGCGACATAGGGACCGATAAGGATGCCGATGCGATCGAACGTTTCCCGATTGCCCGATCCCAGCAGCACCGTCACCTCGCGCGGTTCGGGACAGGTGCTGAAACCGTCGGTCGATGCGGGGTCCACCGGCTCCCCGCGCCGCTCGGCCCGCTCGGCGTCGAGAGCGTCGCAGAATTCGCCCCACAGCGCCGTCTTGAACGCGGAAGGGCTGCGAAACAGGTCGAGCGGAGCGCGCGCCGTGCCCGCCTTCCTGTCCCACACCAAACTGTCATACCCGTAATTGGGATGCGCGCCGCCGGTATAGGAATAGATCAGCGCCGAAAGGCTCAACCAGTCGGTAATATCGGCGACCGTCTTCCACTCCTTTTCCGCGCTGTGGGTGCGGAATTCCCATCCGTCGCCGCGCGCGGCGGCCTGATCCTCCGCCGCCATCGCCTGTGCCTCGTCGAGCGCGGACTGCGCCTCGCGCTCGAACCGCGCGGCCAGTGCGGGAATGGCATTTGCCGCGGCAGGCCAGGTATGGCTGAATTCGATCCGCTCGTTCTCCAGCTTTAGAGCACCGGGTTCCGCATCGACGGTTCGCGGCGTCTCATGGGTATCGCGCGCGGACTCGGTTTTCACGCCGACCTTGGCTTCGTATTCCTGCGCTTCGCTACAGGCGCTGGCGGCCACCACGCTCGACAGCAGGACCGGAATCAGGAACAGGCGCATCGGGGTTGGGTTTCCTGTGCGAGCATTGACGTGAGGGATTGAGAATATGAGCGGCAGTATGAACGCGGGCGAAGCATTGATCCAGCCCGATCGCGGACAGGATGCGGTTACCATCCACCTGACCGACAAGACCGGCTTCGAAAGTTTTGCCAAGGGACTGAAGGCCAGCCAGCGCGCCGCCCTTCAAGCGCAGAAATTCGACGGGAGCGGATATCAGACCGCGATCGTGCCCGATGGGGACAGCTGGTTCGCCGTGGGCGGTGTCGCCGATCCCCAGAACCTGTCGAGCTGGTGCCTTGCAAAGCTCGCCGAAGTGCTTCCGGCGGGGACATATCGCCTTTCGAAGGATGCTTCGGGCGGCGACCCCGGCCCGGCCCTGCATGGCTGGCAGACCGCGCAATATGTCTTCGATCGCTACAAGAAGCCCGAAAAACCCGTCGGCCAACGCGTTCTGCTGACCGACAAACCCGCCCGTATCGACGCCGCGCGCAGGGAGGCCGAGGCGGTCTGCCTCGTCCGCGATCTCGTCAACACGCCTGCCGAGGACATGGGGCCCGAGGCGCTCGAAGCGCAGGTCGAGGTGCTGGCGAAGAAACACGGCGCCGCGCTCGAGACGGTGCGCGGCGACGCGCTCGAAACCGGCTATCCGATGGTCCACGCGGTCGGGCGCGCGGCGGCGCGGCGCCATGCCCCGCGCCTCATGCACCTCAGCTGGGGCAAGGATGGCGATCCGGTTCTGGCCGTGGTCGGCAAGGGCGTCTGCTTCGATTCGGGCGGGCTCGACATCAAGGGCGCGTCGGGCATGATGCTGATGAAGAAGGACATGGGCGGCGCGGCCCATGCAATCGCGCTTGCCGGGCTGATCATGGAGGCGGGCCTCAAGGTGCGCTTGCATCTGCTTGTTCCCGCAGTCGAAAACGCAATCTCGGGCGAGAGCTTCCGGCCCGGCGATATCCTCAAATCGCGCAAGGGCCTGACGGTCGAGATCGGCAATACCGATGCCGAAGGCCGCCTCATCCTGGGCGATGCGCTGACTCGGGCGAGCGAGGAGAAGCCCGACCTGATCCTCGATTTCGCCACGCTGACCGGTGCGGCGCGCGTGGCGCTCGGCCCCGAGCTTCCCGCGCTGATGGCGCGCAAGGACGCAACCGCCGAGGCGCTGATCGCGGCGGGCAAGGCGCATGACGACGAACCGTGGCGCCTGCCCCTGCCCGACGCCTATCGCGAATACTTGGCCTCCGACATCGCCGATACGAACAACGCCGCCACCAACGGTTTTGCCGGGGCGAGCGTGGCGGGCCTGTTCCTCGACAAATTCGTCTGCGAAGGCGTGGATTGGGCGCATTTCGACACCTATGCCTGGCGCCCGCAGGCCAAGCCGGGCCGTCCCAAGGGCGGCGATGCCTATGGGTTGCGCGCGGCATGGCACATGCTCAAGGACCGCTATTCGGAATAAGCCCCAACTTCGACCGGACCGGTCCCGGATCTGACCCGATCCGGGACCCGTGGCATTGCAGCCACGCTCGATCCCGCGCCCGAACTTGCGAGCCGCGCCGCTCCCGGCTAAGCGCGCGGGATTCACCCTTTCGACGAGAACGAACGCCCATCCCGTGAGCAGGCCCGCAGACTACACGCTTCCCACCAAAACGGTCGGCCTGACCGGTCCGGTGCGCAAGCCCGCACCCGGGACCCTGCCCCTGCGCGGCGATCTGGCGCATATCGCGCTGGCCGGTCAGTATCTTGCCACGCAATATGTCATCCCCCTGTGCCGCGAAGTCGGCCCCGATGGCGCGCATCTGCGGCTCGCCATGCGTGACGATGCGGAGATGGGGGCCGAGATTACCGCCGGGACCACCGTCGAACTGCTCGATTGCGCGGGCGACTGGGCCTGGATCGCCTGCGGCCCCGAAGGGCCGAGCGGCTATGTCCGGTTGAGCGTCCTCGCTCCTTCGGAATAGCAAATGGCGACCCGGATCTTCATCGACGGCGCTGCCGGGACCACCGGCCTCGAAATCCTCGACCGGCTGGAGGGGCGCGCCGAATTCGACCTGATCCTCCTCGACGACGAGCGCCGCAAGAGCATCGAAGCGCGGCGCGAGGCGCTGAACGAGGCGGATATCGCCATCCTGTGCCTGCCCGACGACGCGGCGCGCGACGCCGTCGATCTGCTCGATCCGGCCAGCGGCACGCGCATCATCGACGCATCGAGCGCGCATCGCACCACCGAAGGCTGGTGCTACGGTTTTCCCGAACTCGTCGGACGCGAACGCGTGGCCGAAGCGCGCCGGGTCAGCAATCCGGGCTGCTACCCGACCGGATTTCTCGGCCTCGTCGCGCCGCTGGTGCGCGAAGGCCTGCTACCGGCGGACTGGCCCTTCACCGTCAACGCCGTCAGCGGCTATTCGGGCGGCGGCAAGGCGCTGATCGCGGAATTCGAAAAGGGCGGTGCGCCGGGTTTCCACGCCTATGGCTACGACCTTCGCCACAAGCACCTGCCCGAAATGCAGCTGCGTGCCGGGCTGGAGCATCCGGTCCTCTTCGCTCCATCGGTCGTGCCCGTCTATCGCGGCATGATCGTCGAAGTGCCGCTGCATCTCGGCGCCATGGCGGGCGAACCCCATTCCGACAGCCTGCGATCGGGCCTCACCGAATTCTACGCCGGATCGCCTGTCGTTTCGGTCCTCGAAAGCGAGAACCCGCGCGAACTCGTGCTCGATCGCGACGCCGCGCCATGGGACGGGATGGAGTTGTTCGTCTTCGGCAATGACGGCGGGTGGAATGCGCGCCTCGTCGCGCGGCTCGACAATCTCGGCAAGGGCGCGAGCGGCGCGGCGATCCAGAACCTCAATCTGATGTGCGGTCTGCCGGAAACCACGGGCCTTTCGTTCTGATCCTGCCTGTTTTTCGGGCAGCGATCGCCCGGTGTTTGGGCAGCGCGGTGGGCGGGTGAACGTGCACAGCAGTCACCCGATTTCACGCCCGGCCTGCCCGACTATTCAAAAGATACCGGAATGCGCCCTTTTCCGCGCGCTTTCGATCCTCTACGCTGCGCGCGAACGGTTCGAAACGGTCTGGCACGATTCTTGGTAACCGATCCGTAAGGATCGCCCGGATCGGCGAACCACGCAGCGTCGAAACGCCGAACAGGTTGGGGGAATTCCCGGTTTCATGAAGAAGATCGAAGCGATCATCAAACCCTTCAAGCTGGACGAGGTGAAGGAGGCGCTGCACGAAATCGGCGTGTCCGGCATCACCGTGACCGAAGCGAAGGGGTTCGGCCGCCAGAAGGGCCACACCGAACTCTATCGCGGCGCCGAATATGTCGTCGACTTCCTGCCCAAGGTGAAACTCGAAGTCGTGGTAAGCGACGACATCGCCGAACGCACCGTGGAAGCGATAGCCGCCGCCGCCCAGACCGGGCGGATCGGGGACGGGAAGATCTTCGTCTCTGCACTCGAAAGCGCGCTGCGCATTCGCACCGGCGAGCGCGACGACGACGCGATCTAGCCCTCAATCCAATATTCCCGCCAACACATCCCGCCCTTTGGCGAAACTCGAAACCAGCAAGGAAACTGATCACATGAGCAATGCAAGCAAGGTCCTCAAGCGCATCGAAGACGAAGGCATCGAATGGGTCGATCTTCGCTTCACCGATCCCAAGGGCAAGTGGCAGCACCTGACCATGGTGGCCAAGACGCTCGACGAGGACCAGCTCGAAGACGGCCTGATGTTCGACGGTTCCTCCATCGCGGGCTGGAAGGTCATCAATGAAAGCGACATGATCCTCAAGCCCGATCTCGAGCGGGTCTATGTCGATCCCTTCAGCGCCGAGCCGATGCTGATCGTGTTCTGCGACATCGTCGAACCGTCGACCGGCGAATGGTATGCCCGCGACCCGCGCACCACCGCGAAGCGCGCCGAGGCCTTCCTCCAGTCGACCGGCGTGGGCGACACCGTCTATGTCGGCCCCGAAGCCGAATTCTTCATGTTCGACGATGTCCGCTTCGAGGACGGCTATGCCGGATCGGGCTACCGGATCGACGATATCGAATTGCCGACCAATACGGGCCGCGAATACGAGGCGGGCAACATGGCCCACCGTCCGCGCGCCAAGGGCGGCTATTTCCCCGTCGCCCCGGTGGACAGCGCGGTCGACATCCGCGGCGAGATGGTCTCGACCATGCTCGAAATGGGACTGCCCTGCGACAAGCACCACCACGAAGTCGCCGCCGCGCAGCACGAATTGGGCCTGACCTATTCAACCCTGGTCGAAACCGCCGACAATATGCAGATCTACAAGTATGTCGTGCACCAGGTCGCCCATGCCTATGGCAAGACGGCCACTTTCATGCCCAAGCCGATCAAGGACGATAACGGTTCGGGTATGCACACCCACTTCTCGATCTGGGATGGCGGCAAGCCGACCTTCGCGGGCAATGGCTATGCCGGCCTGTCGGACAATTGCCTCTATTTCATCGGCGGCGTCATCAAGCACGCCAAGGCGCTGAACGCCTTCACCAACCCCACCACCAACAGCTACAAGCGGCTGGTGCCGGGCTTCGAAGCGCCGGTCCTGCTCGCCTATTCGGCGCGCAACCGTTCGGCCTCGTGCCGCATCCCCTACGGTGCAGGCGAAAAGGCGAAGCGCGTGGAATTCCGCTTCCCCGATGCGATGGCCAACCCCTACCTCGCCTATGCCGCGCTGCTGATGGCGGGCCTCGACGGGATCACCAACAAGATCCATCCGGGCGAGGCGATGGACAAGAACCTCTACGACCTGCCGCCCGCCGAACTGGCCGACGTGCCGACCGTGTGCGGCTCCCTGCGTGAGGCGTTGGAGAACCTGGAGGCCGACCACGACTTCCTGCTGAAGGGCGACGTCTTCACCAAGGACCAGATCGACGCCTATATCGAACTGAAGTGGGACGAAGTCCTGCGCGTCGAAACGACGCCCTGCGCGGCCGAGTTCGATATGTACTATTCCGCTTAACCTTTAGCGGTTAAAGGCCAGCCTTCACCGAGCGGGGCGTCCGGAGCAATCCGGGCGCCCCATTTCTTTTGGGTCTCGGCTGGCGCGGCAGGACAGAAAATCATGCTTTAATTGCATTGTCCCATCGAATCCGTCATTCCTTGGTTTCGGGGGTCGTTTTCCGGGCTTTGGCTCAGGCTTTGCTCATTCATTGAATCGCTCCCCATCCGTGTGGTTATTTGGGGTGAAACAATGTCACGAATTTTCCGTCCACTTTTCGCAATGACGAGCATGGCAGCAGCGTGCGCGCTCGCGGTCCCGGCTCATGCTAACTGGCGGGTGGCAGAAACCGATCATTTCATTCTCTACTCCGAAGCGCCTGAGGACGAAGTCGTTGAGACGGTCACCCGGATGGAAACGTTCGACACGCTCGTGCGCGCCCTCACCAACAACACCCGTCCGGCCAGCCCGATAAAAGTCACGATGTTCGAAGTGGCCGACGTCGACGCGGTCAATGCCACATTCCCTTATCCCAGCAGCGGAGTAGGCGGATATTACAACAGTACGGAAGATGGGCCGTTTTTGGTCACGTTCCGAAATGTCATGCGCACTGGGCGGAGAAGCGCGCGCAAGGCTGCGCGCAAGTCATACGATTGGGGCCCAGAAGTACGGCAACATGAATATCTGCATCATTACATGTATCAGTATTTCAACGCCAACTATCCTAGCTGGTATTCAGAAGGTTTCGCTGAATACTATGGCACGATGGCTTTCCCAGAGGAAAACGTTGTCGAGATTGGTCACGCACCCTATTTCCGTGTCGATACCATCCGTGAGAACGCATGGCTTCCCGTCCGCAAACTGCTGACGGCTAAATCCTATGCCGATGTCGGCCAAGATATCGGGCAGCTTTATGCCGAAGGATGGCTGTTGACCCATCTGGGTGCGCAAAACAAGGAACGCGGCGCGCAGTTGCAGCAGTACCTCGCCGCAGTAGCGGCTGGAACGCCGTACGAAGAAGCCGCGACCAATGCCTTCGGGGATCTTGACGTCTTGGACGCCGAACTGCGTAAGCATCGCCAAAATATCAATGCGATGCGGCTTTCCCTCAAGCCTATGAACCTCGGAACGATACCGGTTCGCGAGCTGACGGATATGGAAAGTCGCCTCATGCGATATCAGATCAGGCTCTATTCCGGCTACGAGAAGAGCGCGCTTCCTCAAATCGTCGGCGCCGTGCGGGAAATTCGAGCGGAAGCACCGGATAATGTGATGGGCCTCGAGATTCAGGCACAACTGGAAAATCTCGCGAATATGCCGGAACAAGCGGCCCAGACGACCGAGCATCTTTTGCGAATTGATCCGACCAACATCGTTGGCCTGACGGAGCGAGGCAAGGCTTTGACCGGCCAGCTTTCTCAGAGTTCGGACGACGCCGCCTGGTCCGAGGCACGCAAACCGTTCCAGGCTGCGATAGCCGCATCGAACATCGCGATCGCTCCGAGAGTAGCGTTTTTCGAAAGCTTCCTGGCGCAGGGTCAGAGCCCATCGGTGGAAGCGCAAAATCGTATGGTCGAAGCGTTCCAGCTTTTGCCGCAGAACGACGAAATCCGGTATCTCCTGGCCCGGGATTTCGAACAGCGCGGCCTGATCGACGATGCAATCGCAATCATCGAGCCGGCAGCATTCGGCGCTTTCGACGGGGATGCTCGCGAAAAACGGCGTCGCGGCAAGGCCATGGAACGATATGCCGAGCGGTATACGAATATCGAGAATTACGAAACGCCTCGCGA
This genomic interval carries:
- the ccmA gene encoding heme ABC exporter ATP-binding protein CcmA, whose protein sequence is MQGAGLTARELYCRRGDRPLFGALDLALKPGEALHLVGPNGIGKSSLIEILAGLRRPSDFLSAGGAKPARGSVGWCGTIGLLDARLALDETVTLERALAFWAALDGSAASTADHACTLGIEPLMDVPVRYLSTGQRKRAGIARLLGQNADHWLLDEPLNGLDTESIGVIETLIAARRAAGGVVVVASHQPIAMPGAVTLDLRDHPW
- a CDS encoding heme exporter protein CcmB: MVIVTLLRRDLATLLPGGRRGGTLLPLLFFLAVAMLYPFAVGPEPQLLARTGGGVVWIAALLAAILPLERLVAGDLEAGVFDQLALRGISEEWAMASRLIAHWLAFGPLLLLATLPAAALLGLSGATVRTLLLGLLAGTPGLAAIGLAIAALTAALRGGAALAGLMVIPLAIPILIFGAGALSRPDSAGLALTGAISLGLCAVTPFVAGAAVRAAREG
- the map gene encoding type I methionyl aminopeptidase; this encodes MTEYQQIDGRETVYRDGTIKLHGEEGFEGMRKAGRLAAQILDEVAPMVEPGVTTAAIDDKIRELMLDGGAVPATLGYRGYTHSSCISINHVVCHGIPGEKPLKDGDILNIDVTPLLDGWHGDTSRMFFAGEPSLKAKRLVEVTYECLMLGIEAAQPGARVGDIGAAIEAHARQYRYGVVREFCGHGLGRLFHDAPEVIHAAKAGTGPVLKPGMFFTIEPMINGGRPHAKVLNDGWTAVTRDKSLSAQFEHSIGITETGNEIFTGSPKGLDKPPY
- a CDS encoding DUF3298 and DUF4163 domain-containing protein, with the protein product MRLFLIPVLLSSVVAASACSEAQEYEAKVGVKTESARDTHETPRTVDAEPGALKLENERIEFSHTWPAAANAIPALAARFEREAQSALDEAQAMAAEDQAAARGDGWEFRTHSAEKEWKTVADITDWLSLSALIYSYTGGAHPNYGYDSLVWDRKAGTARAPLDLFRSPSAFKTALWGEFCDALDAERAERRGEPVDPASTDGFSTCPEPREVTVLLGSGNRETFDRIGILIGPYVAGPYAEGSYEFTFPVDSAVIDAVKPDYVAAFSRAPQKQPRNSAD
- a CDS encoding leucyl aminopeptidase family protein gives rise to the protein MNAGEALIQPDRGQDAVTIHLTDKTGFESFAKGLKASQRAALQAQKFDGSGYQTAIVPDGDSWFAVGGVADPQNLSSWCLAKLAEVLPAGTYRLSKDASGGDPGPALHGWQTAQYVFDRYKKPEKPVGQRVLLTDKPARIDAARREAEAVCLVRDLVNTPAEDMGPEALEAQVEVLAKKHGAALETVRGDALETGYPMVHAVGRAAARRHAPRLMHLSWGKDGDPVLAVVGKGVCFDSGGLDIKGASGMMLMKKDMGGAAHAIALAGLIMEAGLKVRLHLLVPAVENAISGESFRPGDILKSRKGLTVEIGNTDAEGRLILGDALTRASEEKPDLILDFATLTGAARVALGPELPALMARKDATAEALIAAGKAHDDEPWRLPLPDAYREYLASDIADTNNAATNGFAGASVAGLFLDKFVCEGVDWAHFDTYAWRPQAKPGRPKGGDAYGLRAAWHMLKDRYSE
- the argC gene encoding N-acetyl-gamma-glutamyl-phosphate reductase; this encodes MATRIFIDGAAGTTGLEILDRLEGRAEFDLILLDDERRKSIEARREALNEADIAILCLPDDAARDAVDLLDPASGTRIIDASSAHRTTEGWCYGFPELVGRERVAEARRVSNPGCYPTGFLGLVAPLVREGLLPADWPFTVNAVSGYSGGGKALIAEFEKGGAPGFHAYGYDLRHKHLPEMQLRAGLEHPVLFAPSVVPVYRGMIVEVPLHLGAMAGEPHSDSLRSGLTEFYAGSPVVSVLESENPRELVLDRDAAPWDGMELFVFGNDGGWNARLVARLDNLGKGASGAAIQNLNLMCGLPETTGLSF
- a CDS encoding P-II family nitrogen regulator — its product is MKKIEAIIKPFKLDEVKEALHEIGVSGITVTEAKGFGRQKGHTELYRGAEYVVDFLPKVKLEVVVSDDIAERTVEAIAAAAQTGRIGDGKIFVSALESALRIRTGERDDDAI
- the glnA gene encoding type I glutamate--ammonia ligase, encoding MSNASKVLKRIEDEGIEWVDLRFTDPKGKWQHLTMVAKTLDEDQLEDGLMFDGSSIAGWKVINESDMILKPDLERVYVDPFSAEPMLIVFCDIVEPSTGEWYARDPRTTAKRAEAFLQSTGVGDTVYVGPEAEFFMFDDVRFEDGYAGSGYRIDDIELPTNTGREYEAGNMAHRPRAKGGYFPVAPVDSAVDIRGEMVSTMLEMGLPCDKHHHEVAAAQHELGLTYSTLVETADNMQIYKYVVHQVAHAYGKTATFMPKPIKDDNGSGMHTHFSIWDGGKPTFAGNGYAGLSDNCLYFIGGVIKHAKALNAFTNPTTNSYKRLVPGFEAPVLLAYSARNRSASCRIPYGAGEKAKRVEFRFPDAMANPYLAYAALLMAGLDGITNKIHPGEAMDKNLYDLPPAELADVPTVCGSLREALENLEADHDFLLKGDVFTKDQIDAYIELKWDEVLRVETTPCAAEFDMYYSA
- a CDS encoding tetratricopeptide repeat protein produces the protein MAETDHFILYSEAPEDEVVETVTRMETFDTLVRALTNNTRPASPIKVTMFEVADVDAVNATFPYPSSGVGGYYNSTEDGPFLVTFRNVMRTGRRSARKAARKSYDWGPEVRQHEYLHHYMYQYFNANYPSWYSEGFAEYYGTMAFPEENVVEIGHAPYFRVDTIRENAWLPVRKLLTAKSYADVGQDIGQLYAEGWLLTHLGAQNKERGAQLQQYLAAVAAGTPYEEAATNAFGDLDVLDAELRKHRQNINAMRLSLKPMNLGTIPVRELTDMESRLMRYQIRLYSGYEKSALPQIVGAVREIRAEAPDNVMGLEIQAQLENLANMPEQAAQTTEHLLRIDPTNIVGLTERGKALTGQLSQSSDDAAWSEARKPFQAAIAASNIAIAPRVAFFESFLAQGQSPSVEAQNRMVEAFQLLPQNDEIRYLLARDFEQRGLIDDAIAIIEPAAFGAFDGDAREKRRRGKAMERYAERYTNIENYETPRDMLDRLEAKKDGRYDPETNTFTPKNPEDSE